The following proteins come from a genomic window of Synechococcus sp. NB0720_010:
- a CDS encoding glycosyltransferase family 2 protein gives MFLSVVIPTYNRLPILEKCLRALESQRLAAPISNYEVVVVDDGSTDDTVAWLGRHQADLPHVRLVQQDHGGPAEGRNRGVDHARGDVIVFIDSDLVVTEDFLLSHASQLNQSWQERGDRLCFTYGAVINTANFEDPTSEPHKLRDLSWAYFATGNVAIDREVLERSGLFDTRFRLYGWEDLELGERLRQMGVVLVRCPAAVGYHWHPPLSLEQVPRLIAVEGERAKMGLVFYKKHPTRRVRFIIQFTILHRVLWELLTLGGLLNERSLRPLLAWLIRQGQAAWAMELLRLPLNRIGVRALYAEARAAGLR, from the coding sequence ATGTTCCTCAGCGTCGTCATCCCCACCTACAACCGTCTGCCGATTCTCGAGAAGTGCCTGCGTGCCCTCGAGAGCCAGCGACTGGCTGCACCGATCAGCAACTACGAGGTGGTGGTGGTGGATGACGGGTCCACCGACGACACCGTGGCTTGGTTGGGCCGCCATCAGGCCGATCTCCCCCATGTCCGCCTGGTCCAACAGGACCACGGTGGACCGGCTGAGGGGCGCAACCGCGGGGTGGATCACGCCCGTGGTGACGTGATTGTTTTTATTGACAGCGACCTGGTGGTGACGGAGGACTTTCTCCTGAGTCACGCCAGCCAGCTGAACCAGAGCTGGCAGGAGCGGGGCGACCGCCTCTGCTTCACCTATGGAGCGGTGATCAACACCGCCAATTTTGAAGATCCGACCAGCGAACCCCACAAGCTCCGCGATCTCTCCTGGGCCTATTTCGCCACCGGGAATGTCGCGATTGACCGTGAGGTTCTTGAGCGCAGTGGCCTGTTTGACACCCGCTTCCGGCTCTATGGCTGGGAAGACCTTGAGTTGGGCGAGCGGCTGCGGCAGATGGGCGTCGTGCTGGTCCGTTGTCCAGCTGCGGTTGGCTATCACTGGCACCCGCCCCTGAGCTTGGAGCAGGTCCCCCGCCTGATCGCCGTCGAGGGGGAGCGGGCCAAGATGGGTCTGGTCTTCTACAAAAAACACCCCACCCGGCGGGTGCGGTTCATCATTCAATTCACCATCCTCCATCGGGTGCTCTGGGAGCTACTGACCCTGGGTGGTCTCTTGAATGAGCGCAGCCTTCGGCCGCTGCTGGCTTGGCTGATTCGTCAGGGCCAAGCGGCATGGGCCATGGAGCTACTCCGGCTTCCTCTCAATCGCATCGGTGTCAGGGCGCTTTATGCCGAGGCTCGGGCCGCCGGTCTGCGCTGA
- a CDS encoding phycocyanobilin:ferredoxin oxidoreductase — MSSAALGIHPLVDALAERIRQQWSSLPELQPLAVDPQLEAISGSLDGEDLFIRNELRSSRGLRKLHLETARLGAGLQILHCVFFPDPRYDLPVFGADIVAGRGVVSAAIVDLSPVDGALPQAVLQRLEALPKRAFSQERELPEWGTIFSPYVRFVRPADAAEEQRFIELVSDFLRVLGEASAEAVPQPIDHPDTVRRHSGQLSYCQQQKRNDKTRRVLEKAFNPEWADRYIEELLFDDPLPLQ; from the coding sequence ATGAGTTCTGCTGCCCTCGGCATTCATCCGCTCGTTGACGCCCTCGCTGAGCGCATCCGTCAGCAGTGGTCCTCCTTGCCGGAGCTGCAGCCACTGGCGGTGGATCCCCAATTGGAGGCCATTAGCGGCAGCCTCGATGGGGAGGACCTCTTCATCCGCAATGAATTGCGCTCCAGCCGCGGTCTGCGCAAGTTGCACCTGGAAACCGCACGGCTTGGAGCCGGCCTGCAGATCCTCCACTGCGTCTTTTTCCCCGACCCCCGCTATGACCTGCCCGTCTTTGGGGCGGACATCGTTGCCGGCCGTGGGGTGGTCTCTGCTGCAATCGTTGATCTCTCGCCCGTGGATGGCGCCCTGCCGCAGGCGGTCCTTCAGCGTCTGGAGGCCCTGCCGAAGCGCGCGTTCAGCCAGGAGCGTGAGCTGCCTGAGTGGGGGACGATCTTTTCTCCCTATGTCCGATTTGTCCGTCCTGCGGATGCAGCGGAAGAGCAACGCTTTATCGAGCTGGTCAGTGATTTTCTGCGGGTGTTGGGTGAGGCCAGTGCAGAGGCTGTTCCTCAGCCCATCGATCACCCAGATACGGTGAGGCGACATAGCGGCCAGCTTTCGTATTGCCAGCAACAGAAGCGCAACGACAAGACCCGCCGCGTGCTCGAGAAAGCCTTCAATCCCGAGTGGGCCGATCGCTACATCGAGGAGTTGCTCTTCGACGATCCACTGCCCCTGCAGTGA
- a CDS encoding M16 family metallopeptidase: protein MPRAAELIGAEAATVLAILPAEWGEPQVLNPLSGLNTAPLPEPQRGQLANGTSLVQLDLPNAPVVCLDFWCRSGSGVEAPGEAGIAHFLEHMVFKGSHSLQAGEFDQRIEALGGNSNAATGFDDVHYHVLIPPEACAEALELLTDLVLQPRLDRSDFDMERQVVLEELAQSEDQPEEVAFQRLLKQSCLDHAYGKAILGDRDALLGHTPEAMARFHARHYRADRCCLSVAGPLAALQLEEQLQCSALAQLVPSDADARPAPLQFMPGEERLELPRLEAARLLMAWPLPGAADQMSVVGGDLLTTLLAEGRRSRLVERLREQLRLVESVDLDLNVLESGCLVLLEAVCEPEHLSRVRAEINGVLKALQQEIPSEAEVERARRLVGNGYRFSLEAPSAVAAMVGNSALWDRKHNLQAPLDWLEEWDGQRLVQDVVPQLQPERAFVLEAVPA from the coding sequence ATGCCGAGGGCAGCAGAACTCATCGGGGCTGAAGCGGCGACCGTCCTGGCGATCCTGCCAGCAGAATGGGGCGAACCACAGGTTCTCAATCCGTTGTCAGGTCTGAACACCGCTCCGCTGCCTGAACCGCAGCGTGGTCAGCTCGCCAACGGAACGTCCCTGGTGCAACTCGATCTGCCGAATGCACCTGTGGTCTGCCTTGACTTTTGGTGCCGCTCCGGCAGTGGAGTGGAGGCCCCCGGGGAGGCGGGGATCGCCCACTTCCTCGAGCACATGGTCTTCAAAGGAAGTCACAGCCTTCAAGCCGGTGAATTTGACCAGCGCATCGAAGCGCTTGGGGGCAACAGCAATGCAGCCACCGGCTTCGACGACGTGCACTATCACGTCCTGATTCCGCCCGAAGCCTGCGCTGAAGCACTGGAGCTGCTCACTGATCTGGTGCTTCAACCGCGCTTGGACCGCAGCGATTTCGACATGGAGCGCCAGGTGGTGCTCGAGGAACTCGCCCAGAGTGAGGACCAACCGGAAGAAGTGGCTTTTCAGCGGCTGCTCAAGCAAAGCTGCCTGGATCACGCCTATGGCAAAGCGATCCTGGGGGACCGGGACGCACTCCTTGGCCACACCCCGGAGGCCATGGCGCGCTTCCACGCCCGTCATTACCGCGCCGATCGTTGTTGCCTTTCGGTGGCAGGGCCGCTGGCGGCGTTGCAACTGGAAGAGCAACTCCAGTGCTCAGCCTTGGCGCAGTTGGTCCCCTCCGATGCCGACGCAAGGCCTGCTCCACTGCAGTTCATGCCCGGTGAAGAGCGACTGGAACTGCCCCGGCTGGAGGCCGCCAGGCTCTTAATGGCCTGGCCGCTGCCCGGTGCAGCTGACCAAATGTCTGTGGTTGGTGGGGACCTGCTCACCACCCTGTTGGCGGAGGGACGGCGCAGTCGCCTGGTGGAGCGACTGCGGGAGCAGCTTCGTCTGGTGGAAAGCGTTGATCTCGATCTCAACGTCTTGGAGTCCGGCTGCCTTGTCTTGCTTGAGGCGGTCTGTGAGCCCGAACACCTCAGCCGTGTTCGAGCGGAAATCAATGGCGTCCTGAAGGCACTGCAGCAGGAGATCCCAAGCGAAGCCGAGGTGGAGCGGGCCCGGCGATTGGTCGGCAACGGCTACCGCTTCAGCCTGGAGGCGCCAAGCGCCGTCGCCGCGATGGTTGGCAACAGCGCGCTGTGGGATCGCAAGCACAACCTCCAAGCCCCGCTCGACTGGCTCGAGGAATGGGACGGACAGCGCCTGGTGCAGGACGTCGTCCCCCAACTGCAGCCGGAGCGGGCCTTTGTGTTGGAGGCGGTTCCAGCATGA
- a CDS encoding pitrilysin family protein, whose translation MRSAGVQQRELSGGCPLWLIERPGPAILSAKLWIRGGSSADPTGQRGASQLLAGVLSRGCGPFSGDALADLVEGRGAGLRCEAAEDGTLISLKCASDDAALLLPLVLQMVTSPWLVEDQVTLERQLNLQTLQRQKEDPFQVAHDQLRQQLYGSGPYGHDPLGVEAELCALARPQLEQMTHQLGQEGAVMVLAGQIPAEPEQLLLHQLEGQSWRTQAPKRLAGASGLKQVSLASNVDETEQLVLMLGTTTAPLGSEQALALRLLHCHLGIGMSSRLFVALREEHGLAYDVGVHYPARLGDAPFVFHLSSSSERAEEATRELLNEWLRLLEEPISDAQLQLAKAKFKGQEALGRQTCSQVADRHSLVLGHGLPFDFADRCLLEAEALTPSDLHQAAQALLQGPSLSLCGPQDAIEAATAVWTGHPLNRS comes from the coding sequence ATGAGGAGCGCCGGCGTGCAACAACGTGAGCTCAGTGGCGGCTGTCCGCTCTGGCTCATCGAGCGTCCAGGTCCAGCCATCCTCTCGGCCAAGCTCTGGATCCGCGGCGGAAGCAGCGCCGACCCCACTGGCCAGCGGGGAGCCTCCCAACTGCTCGCGGGGGTGCTGAGCCGGGGCTGCGGGCCGTTCAGTGGCGACGCCCTGGCTGATCTCGTTGAAGGCCGGGGTGCAGGACTGCGCTGTGAGGCCGCCGAAGACGGCACCTTGATCAGCCTGAAGTGCGCCAGTGATGACGCGGCTCTCTTGCTGCCGCTGGTCCTGCAGATGGTCACCAGCCCGTGGCTGGTCGAGGACCAGGTGACCCTCGAGCGTCAACTCAATCTGCAAACCCTGCAGCGGCAGAAGGAGGACCCCTTCCAGGTCGCCCACGATCAACTGCGTCAGCAGCTCTACGGCTCAGGGCCCTACGGCCACGACCCCCTGGGTGTTGAGGCCGAACTCTGCGCATTGGCTCGACCGCAACTCGAGCAGATGACCCACCAGCTCGGGCAAGAGGGTGCCGTGATGGTCCTGGCGGGCCAGATCCCAGCGGAGCCCGAGCAACTGTTGCTGCATCAGCTCGAGGGCCAGAGCTGGAGGACCCAGGCACCAAAGCGCCTGGCCGGAGCCTCCGGGCTCAAGCAGGTCTCACTGGCGAGCAACGTCGATGAGACCGAGCAGTTGGTCTTGATGCTTGGGACCACCACAGCTCCCCTCGGCAGTGAGCAGGCCCTGGCCCTACGGCTGCTGCATTGCCACCTGGGCATCGGCATGTCCAGCCGCCTCTTTGTGGCCCTACGGGAGGAACACGGCCTGGCCTACGACGTGGGGGTGCACTACCCCGCGCGCCTCGGGGATGCCCCCTTCGTGTTCCATCTCTCCAGCTCGAGTGAGCGAGCTGAGGAAGCCACCCGCGAGCTGCTCAATGAATGGCTGCGCCTGCTCGAGGAGCCCATCAGTGATGCACAACTCCAGCTGGCCAAGGCGAAGTTCAAAGGTCAGGAGGCCTTAGGGCGCCAAACCTGCAGCCAAGTGGCCGATCGCCACTCCCTGGTCCTCGGCCATGGCCTGCCCTTCGACTTTGCCGATCGCTGTCTTCTCGAAGCTGAAGCGCTGACGCCGAGCGATCTCCACCAAGCAGCGCAGGCGCTGCTGCAGGGACCGTCCTTGAGCCTCTGCGGACCGCAGGACGCGATTGAGGCAGCAACGGCGGTCTGGACGGGGCATCCACTGAACCGGTCTTAA
- a CDS encoding DUF3148 domain-containing protein, producing the protein MSQESISVGTQVRLLAQPSYLKTADAMSMLRPPDLIDADEVGQVVALKALDQVAVRFRRGTFLLELKQLEPV; encoded by the coding sequence ATGTCCCAGGAATCCATCAGCGTTGGCACTCAGGTGCGTCTGCTGGCTCAACCCAGCTATCTCAAGACAGCCGACGCGATGTCGATGCTGCGCCCACCTGATTTGATCGACGCCGACGAGGTTGGCCAGGTGGTGGCCCTCAAGGCCTTGGATCAAGTTGCCGTCCGTTTCCGTCGCGGCACCTTTTTGCTGGAGCTCAAGCAACTGGAACCGGTTTAA
- the tsf gene encoding translation elongation factor Ts, whose translation MAEISAKLVKELRDMTGAGMMDCKKALNETKGDKDKAVEWLRQKGIASAEKKAGRAAAEGAIGSYIHTGARVGVLVEVNCETDFVARGEIFQELVRNVAMQVAACPNVDYVKVEDIPAEVAEREKQIEMGRDDLAGKKEEMKEKIVAGRIGKRLKEMSLLDQAYIKDSALTVDELVKQVSGKVGENIQVRRFVRFNLGEGIEVEKMDFAAEVAAMQAA comes from the coding sequence ATGGCTGAGATCTCCGCCAAGCTCGTCAAAGAACTGCGCGATATGACCGGCGCAGGGATGATGGACTGCAAGAAGGCCCTCAACGAAACGAAGGGCGACAAGGACAAGGCCGTCGAGTGGCTGCGTCAGAAGGGCATTGCCTCCGCCGAGAAGAAGGCTGGCCGTGCCGCCGCTGAGGGCGCTATCGGTAGCTACATCCACACCGGTGCCCGCGTCGGCGTTCTGGTTGAAGTGAACTGCGAAACCGATTTCGTCGCCCGTGGCGAGATCTTCCAGGAGCTCGTGCGCAACGTGGCCATGCAGGTCGCTGCATGCCCCAACGTTGACTACGTCAAGGTCGAGGACATCCCCGCTGAAGTCGCCGAGCGCGAGAAGCAGATTGAGATGGGCCGCGATGACCTCGCCGGCAAGAAGGAGGAGATGAAAGAGAAGATCGTGGCTGGCCGTATCGGCAAGCGCCTGAAGGAGATGTCCCTCCTCGATCAGGCCTACATCAAGGACAGCGCCCTGACCGTCGACGAACTGGTTAAGCAGGTCTCTGGCAAGGTCGGCGAGAACATCCAGGTGCGCCGCTTCGTTCGCTTCAACCTGGGCGAGGGCATCGAAGTCGAGAAGATGGACTTCGCGGCTGAAGTGGCTGCCATGCAGGCTGCTTGA
- the rpsB gene encoding 30S ribosomal protein S2 — protein MAVVTLAEMMEAGAHFGHQTRRWNPKMSRYIYCARNGVHIIDLVQTAVCMNNAYKWVRSAARSGKRFLFVGTKKQASEVIALEASRCGAAYVNQRWLGGMLTNWTTMRARIDRLKDLERMESSGAIAMRPKKEAAVLRRELDRLQKYLGGLKNMRRLPDVVVLVDQRRETNAVLEARKLDIPLVSMLDTNCDPDLCDVPIPCNDDAVRSVQLVLGRLADAINEGRHGSNEQAAYDDVQA, from the coding sequence ATGGCTGTCGTCACTCTCGCCGAAATGATGGAGGCGGGTGCTCACTTTGGGCACCAAACTCGCCGTTGGAACCCCAAGATGTCGCGCTACATCTACTGCGCGCGCAACGGCGTCCACATCATTGACCTCGTGCAAACCGCGGTTTGCATGAACAACGCCTACAAGTGGGTCCGCAGTGCCGCACGCAGCGGCAAGCGCTTCCTGTTTGTGGGAACCAAAAAGCAGGCCTCTGAGGTGATTGCCCTCGAAGCCAGCCGCTGTGGTGCTGCCTACGTGAACCAGCGCTGGCTGGGCGGCATGCTCACCAACTGGACCACGATGCGTGCCCGCATCGACCGCCTGAAGGACCTCGAGCGGATGGAGTCCTCCGGCGCCATCGCCATGCGTCCTAAGAAGGAAGCCGCAGTGCTGCGCCGCGAGCTGGACCGCCTGCAGAAGTACCTGGGTGGTCTCAAGAACATGCGTCGCCTTCCCGACGTGGTGGTCCTGGTGGACCAACGCCGCGAGACGAACGCCGTGCTCGAAGCCCGCAAGCTGGACATTCCCCTGGTGTCCATGCTCGACACCAACTGCGACCCCGACCTCTGCGACGTGCCCATCCCCTGCAACGACGACGCAGTGCGCTCCGTTCAACTGGTGCTCGGCCGTCTGGCGGATGCCATCAACGAAGGTCGCCACGGCTCCAACGAGCAAGCTGCCTACGACGACGTTCAGGCCTGA
- the lspA gene encoding signal peptidase II, producing the protein MKRSYWIAIAVVLMDQISKAWAVDHLAGVGVRPLLPGLLQLQLVFNSGAAFSMLEGNANLLGVVSLAVAVGLVFWIQTSGPLDRWQAMGLGFLLGGAVGNGIDRWRLGRVVDFLEFVPISFPIFNLADVAINLAVLCLALSLFPAWRRH; encoded by the coding sequence ATGAAGCGGAGCTACTGGATCGCCATCGCCGTTGTGCTGATGGACCAGATCAGCAAGGCCTGGGCCGTGGACCATCTGGCCGGAGTGGGCGTTCGTCCGCTGCTTCCAGGACTGCTCCAACTGCAGCTGGTCTTCAACAGCGGTGCGGCCTTCAGCATGCTGGAGGGAAACGCCAACCTGTTGGGAGTGGTCAGCCTCGCGGTCGCCGTGGGGCTTGTGTTCTGGATCCAGACGAGCGGTCCACTGGATCGCTGGCAGGCCATGGGCCTGGGGTTCTTGCTGGGGGGAGCCGTTGGCAATGGAATCGACCGCTGGCGCTTGGGGCGGGTGGTGGACTTCCTGGAGTTTGTGCCGATCTCCTTCCCGATCTTCAACCTCGCGGATGTCGCCATCAACCTCGCGGTTCTTTGCCTAGCGCTCTCGCTCTTTCCCGCTTGGCGCAGGCACTAA
- a CDS encoding DevA family ABC transporter ATP-binding protein has product MATSAAVDLRELSHFYGSGTMRRQVLQGVNLTVAAGEVVLLTGPSGCGKTTLLTLVGALRSVQEGSVEVLGQQLAGASRRDRQRLRRSIGMIFQGHNLLRCLTAEQNVQMGSDLLPGLSYRARRDQSREWLRAVGLGDELHKLPHDLSGGQKQRVAIARALAAHPRLLLADEPTAALDSQTGREVVELLRRLARDQGCAVLMVTHDPRILDIADRLVRMEDGRLLEAGKPALSVQH; this is encoded by the coding sequence ATGGCCACCTCCGCTGCAGTTGATCTTCGGGAGCTCTCCCATTTCTATGGATCGGGGACCATGCGGCGCCAGGTCCTCCAGGGCGTCAACCTGACCGTTGCGGCCGGCGAGGTCGTGCTGCTGACGGGACCCTCCGGCTGCGGCAAGACCACCCTGCTGACCCTTGTCGGCGCCCTGCGCTCCGTTCAAGAAGGATCCGTAGAGGTGTTGGGCCAACAGCTGGCCGGAGCCAGTCGCCGCGATCGTCAGCGGCTGCGCCGCTCGATCGGCATGATTTTTCAAGGACACAATCTGCTGCGCTGCCTGACGGCGGAGCAAAACGTGCAGATGGGATCGGACCTGCTGCCTGGCCTGAGCTACCGCGCCCGGCGTGATCAATCCAGGGAGTGGCTTCGGGCCGTGGGCCTCGGGGACGAACTGCATAAGTTGCCCCATGACCTCTCCGGCGGTCAGAAGCAGCGCGTGGCGATTGCCCGTGCCCTCGCAGCCCACCCGCGCTTGCTGCTCGCCGATGAACCCACCGCAGCGTTGGATTCGCAAACGGGTCGTGAGGTGGTGGAACTTTTAAGGCGTTTGGCCCGGGATCAGGGCTGTGCGGTCCTGATGGTCACCCATGATCCGCGGATCTTGGATATCGCTGATCGCCTGGTGCGCATGGAGGATGGCCGTCTGCTGGAGGCAGGAAAGCCCGCGTTATCCGTTCAGCACTGA
- the devC gene encoding ABC transporter permease DevC — translation MSLQRWFEGIWQRRRIPLALLLLTRQPVRLAVALAGISFAGILMFMQLGFRDGLFDASVTIHRLFDADLVLISPRSTSSVSMAGFPKRRLVQTMAAPEVEGITPVHWNLLLWRNPDTRGTRSILTLGFEPNDPLFTDPSLAPKARALTQKGRVLFDEQSRPEFGPVAEWFREGRTVESEIAGKRVRVAGLVGLGTSFGADGNLLTSSETFIDLLPNTPPGSIEVGLVRLKPGSDPIAVAQRLQAQLPSDVKVLTKQGFIDFEQNYWRTSTSIGFIFTLGAAMGFVVGCVIVYQVLYSDVSDHLPEYATLMAMGYKLPSLLGVVAREGLLLAAFGYLPAYAAGQGLYLMVRSATQLPVFMDSARAITVFSMILVMCMASAGLAMRRLADADPAEIF, via the coding sequence GTGAGTCTTCAGCGTTGGTTTGAGGGGATCTGGCAACGCCGGCGCATTCCCCTGGCCCTGCTGCTATTAACCCGGCAGCCAGTGCGTCTGGCTGTAGCGCTTGCGGGCATCAGTTTTGCCGGGATCCTGATGTTCATGCAGCTGGGCTTCCGTGACGGGCTGTTTGATGCCAGCGTCACGATTCACCGGCTGTTTGACGCCGATCTGGTGCTGATCAGTCCCCGGTCCACCAGTTCGGTGAGCATGGCCGGCTTCCCCAAGCGCCGTTTGGTCCAGACCATGGCGGCTCCAGAGGTGGAGGGGATCACGCCGGTTCACTGGAATTTGTTGCTCTGGCGCAACCCCGATACGCGGGGCACACGCTCCATCTTGACCCTGGGCTTTGAGCCCAATGATCCCCTCTTCACCGATCCTTCGCTGGCCCCAAAGGCGCGGGCGCTGACTCAAAAGGGGCGGGTTCTTTTTGATGAGCAGTCCCGACCGGAATTTGGACCGGTGGCCGAGTGGTTCCGTGAGGGGCGCACGGTGGAGAGTGAAATTGCCGGCAAGCGCGTCCGCGTGGCTGGTTTGGTGGGCTTGGGAACCTCCTTTGGAGCGGATGGAAATCTGCTGACCAGCTCGGAGACCTTCATCGATCTGCTTCCCAACACCCCGCCCGGGAGCATCGAGGTCGGCTTGGTTCGCCTGAAACCCGGAAGCGATCCCATCGCCGTCGCCCAACGTCTGCAGGCTCAACTGCCCAGCGACGTCAAGGTGCTCACCAAGCAGGGCTTTATTGATTTCGAGCAGAACTACTGGCGCACCAGCACCTCCATCGGCTTCATCTTCACGCTCGGGGCCGCCATGGGATTCGTCGTTGGCTGCGTGATCGTCTATCAGGTGCTCTATTCCGACGTGAGTGACCACCTGCCGGAGTACGCGACCTTGATGGCGATGGGCTACAAGCTGCCCAGCCTGCTTGGGGTCGTTGCCCGCGAAGGACTGCTGCTGGCCGCCTTTGGCTATCTCCCGGCCTATGCCGCAGGCCAGGGCCTCTATCTCATGGTGCGCTCTGCCACCCAACTGCCGGTGTTCATGGACTCCGCCCGCGCCATCACCGTGTTCAGCATGATTCTGGTGATGTGCATGGCGTCAGCAGGGCTGGCCATGCGTCGCCTGGCCGACGCCGATCCCGCAGAGATTTTCTGA
- a CDS encoding biotin transporter BioY: MRALANWSGALAGLLLILCGGLIQAAIPWPGSQGVSFVPLPMTLQVPALLFTALVCGHRPAMLAGMAYISLGLFQLPVFQGGGGLSYLSDPAFGYLAGFLPAAWLTGRLAQQQDMDDLLNLVAAAVLGLLILQGCGLANLLLGGLFQRWGGQLPQLVLTYSLGPLLPQLLLCCAVAVLAWPTRRLLLLDR; this comes from the coding sequence GTGCGCGCCCTTGCCAACTGGAGTGGTGCCCTCGCTGGATTGCTGCTGATCCTCTGTGGAGGGTTGATTCAGGCCGCGATCCCTTGGCCAGGCAGCCAGGGCGTCTCGTTCGTGCCCCTGCCCATGACCTTGCAGGTGCCAGCCCTGCTCTTTACGGCCTTGGTCTGCGGACATCGTCCGGCCATGTTGGCCGGCATGGCCTACATCAGCCTGGGGCTCTTCCAGCTCCCGGTTTTTCAGGGTGGCGGCGGGTTGAGCTACCTCAGCGATCCCGCTTTTGGCTATCTGGCTGGGTTCCTACCAGCTGCCTGGCTGACCGGCCGCCTCGCCCAGCAGCAGGACATGGATGACCTGCTGAATCTTGTGGCTGCAGCGGTCCTGGGGCTGTTGATCCTTCAGGGTTGCGGCCTGGCCAACCTCCTGCTCGGCGGGCTGTTCCAGCGCTGGGGCGGACAGCTGCCCCAGTTGGTGCTGACCTACAGCCTTGGGCCGCTGCTCCCCCAACTGCTCCTCTGTTGTGCGGTGGCCGTTCTCGCCTGGCCGACCCGACGCCTGTTGTTGCTGGACCGTTGA
- a CDS encoding HlyD family efflux transporter periplasmic adaptor subunit, with product MLQWLKRYPWRSGGGAVALLLLAVVIGRALDRPAPVPPAPVVQPRIESVSALGRLEPAGDVRKLAAPMGSMGGSPRISSLSVQEGDRVKRGQILATFDNRPGLLADLAAINARIGTLDRSIAMQRREVSRYREASREGAASMVLLEEKQDELATFEGQRRQALAEKRGIEVDLKDSQLRSPIDGTVLRVYARPGERPGSDGILSVGASDRMEAIAEVYESDIGRIRLGQSASLISENGGFSGKLKAEVLRISPQIRQRDVLSTDPTGDADARIVEVRLALDPADAKRVQQLSGLKVIARFEP from the coding sequence ATGCTGCAGTGGCTGAAGCGATATCCCTGGCGAAGTGGCGGTGGAGCAGTGGCTCTGCTGCTGCTTGCCGTGGTGATTGGTCGTGCCCTGGACCGGCCCGCCCCGGTGCCTCCGGCCCCGGTTGTTCAACCCAGAATTGAATCCGTTTCGGCCCTGGGTCGACTGGAACCCGCCGGCGACGTCCGCAAGCTGGCCGCTCCTATGGGGTCGATGGGCGGCAGCCCCCGCATCAGCAGCCTTTCGGTCCAAGAAGGTGACCGGGTCAAGCGCGGTCAGATCCTGGCCACCTTTGATAACCGCCCCGGACTCTTGGCTGATCTCGCGGCGATCAATGCCCGTATTGGCACCCTGGATCGCTCGATCGCGATGCAGCGTCGTGAGGTGAGTCGCTACCGCGAAGCCTCCAGGGAAGGTGCCGCCAGCATGGTGCTCCTAGAGGAGAAGCAAGACGAGCTGGCGACCTTCGAAGGACAACGGCGTCAAGCCCTCGCTGAGAAGCGAGGCATTGAAGTGGACCTCAAGGACAGCCAACTCCGCTCACCCATTGATGGGACGGTATTGCGGGTCTATGCCCGTCCTGGGGAGCGTCCTGGTTCGGACGGCATCCTGTCGGTTGGCGCCAGTGACCGCATGGAGGCGATCGCCGAGGTCTACGAAAGCGACATCGGTCGGATTCGCCTGGGCCAGAGTGCTTCGTTGATCAGTGAAAACGGAGGCTTCAGCGGCAAGCTGAAGGCTGAAGTGCTGCGGATTTCACCGCAGATCCGGCAGCGGGATGTGCTCTCCACCGATCCCACGGGCGATGCGGACGCTCGCATCGTCGAAGTGCGACTCGCCCTGGATCCCGCCGATGCCAAGCGTGTGCAGCAGCTCTCGGGCCTGAAGGTCATCGCGCGCTTTGAGCCGTGA